One Ahaetulla prasina isolate Xishuangbanna chromosome 1, ASM2864084v1, whole genome shotgun sequence DNA window includes the following coding sequences:
- the FAM161A gene encoding protein FAM161A isoform X1, with amino-acid sequence MDASHRAALLTASCLHTPVNPRTKAPAALYERVSERASLEDGVGQESLSPGREYGSIMCADCKDWLDLSNMYLSNQEYYLKLEELKNAHLETMAKLEEMYQNKLFLKDVQPLTNTDVTYCKTSRSAWDTKPFQLQNMHRSFSASDLNSSFHSLNFSDVTDEQLELETSDSDVGSLTLDKTENAWDGCFLEDYSLCPKTILPKLNVLKLSKKKKKWFPKITVPEPFQMTIRETKRKQQNIKSKSLMELENNLLKKQLEEEAECQKQFRANPVPAHVFVPLYHEIMQENEERRKSFRERRGNFLLATQKPFQFIEREAQKKELRKMQFSSPQKKAKMFKAKPVPKFVSSSEMREKIKEEELYRDIRIQLRSEELLRNSLLPNSRLGNKGTVRPRQQNCFEQSEESICKSKTKVKVPDFETLHKKFQKQLQTHKNVKNVTISEPFKLHTPTISSNKEKILEDIDMDEATLKETRWPYVSIRCPPRTLNAGSNPSGCMLSPSPRITASTRKRLEAIRKHEKQRKKEYLQELEEIEERVEKRPLLLEQATQKNARLAASKHYSDLLRELGLCEDFISKKGQTATEEFLQNSYSNSFESLAANVESDNEHEEKRESEGKFNSQFQSAQLSGEEEEEEEEKKEEEKEEEKEDEDTATQSDHADQETPEHDSENDYKDSVEKSSDYEG; translated from the exons GAATCCTTAAGTCCAGGGAGAGAATACGGTTCCATCATGTGTGCCGATTGTAAAGATTGGCTAGATCTCTCAAACATGTACCTCTCAAATCAGGAATATTATTTAAAGCTGGAAGAACTTAAGAATGCTCACCTGGAAACCATGGCaaaattggaagaaatgtatcagAATAAGCTGTTTCTAAAAGATGTTCAACCTTTAACTAACACAGATGTGACTTATTGTAAGACTTCCAG ATCAGCATGGGACACTAAACCATTTCAACTTCAGAACATGCATAGATCATTTTCTGCATCTGATCTGAACAGTTCGTTCCATTCATTAAATTTCTCTGATGTGACTGATGAACAACTAGAGCTAGAAACAAGTGACAGTGATGTTGGATCACTAACCCTGGACAAGACTGAAAATGCATGGGATGGCTGTTTTTTGGAGGATTATTCACTCTGCCCTAAAACTATTTTACCCAAATTAAATGTTTTGAAgctaagcaagaaaaagaaaaaatggttcCCAAAGATCACAGTACCAGAACCTTTCCAGATGACTATTAGAGAAACTAAGAGGAAGCAACAGAACATCAAATCCAAGTCACTCATGGAGCTGGAAAATAACTTGCTGAAGAAACAATTAGAGGAGGAGGCAGAATGTCAAAAACAATTTCGAGCCAATCCGGTACCCGCACATGTTTTTGTCCCCCTTTATCATGAAATAATGCAGGAAAATGAAGAACGTAGAAAGTCTTTTAGAGAAAGGAGGGGAAATTTTCTTCTAGCTACACAAAAGCCATTTCAGTTTATTGAAAGAGAAGCACAAAAGAAAGAACTGAGAAAAATGCAGTTTTCCTCAccacaaaaaaaagcaaaaatgtttaaagctaAACCAGTTCCTAAATTTGTTTCCAGTTCAGAAATGagggagaaaataaaggaagaagaaCTCTATAGAGACATTAGAATTCAACTTAGGTCTGAAGAGCTCCTACGTAATTCATTACTTCCCAATAGCAGATTAGGAAATAAAGGCACCGTTAGGCCTAGGCAGCAAAACTGCTTTGAACAAAGTGAAGAATCAATATGTAAGTCAAAGACCAAAGTTAAAGTCCCTGATTTTGAAACATTACATAAAAAATTCCAGAAGCAGCTTCAAACACATAAGAATGTGAAAAATGTCACAATCAGTGAGCCTTTCAAACTCCATACACCAACTATTTCATCTAATAAAGAGAAAATTCTTGAGGATATTGACATGGATGAAGCAACATTAAAAGAAACACGCTGGCCTTATGTCTCTATAAGATGTCCCCCTCGAACTTTGAATGCAGGTTCAAATCCTTCAGGCTGTATGCTGTCTCCATCTCCAAGAATTACAGCATCTACAAGAAAACGGCTAGAAGCCATAAG GAAACatgaaaaacagagaaagaaagaatatctGCAGGAACTGGAAGAAATTGAAGAAAGGGTGGAAAAGAGGCCTCTATTGTTGGAACAAGCCACACAG aAGAATGCACGGCTAGCAGCATCGAAGCATTATTCTGATTTGCTGCGAGAGCTGGGACTGTGTGAAGACTTTATTTCAAAGAAAGGCCAAACTGCTACTGAAGAGTTTTTGCAGAATTCCTACAGTAATAGCTTTGAAAGCTTGGCAGCAAATGTAGAAAG TGATAATGAAcatgaagaaaaaagagaatctGAAGGAAAATTTAATTCCCAATTCCAGTCAGCTCAGCttagtggggaggaggaggaggaagaggaggagaagaaggaagaagagaaagaggaagagaaagaagatgaaGATACTGCCACTCAGTCAGATCATGCTGATCAAGAAACTCCTGAGCATGACAGTGAAAATGATTACAAAGATTCAGTAGAAAAATCGAGTGATTATGAGGGCTGA
- the FAM161A gene encoding protein FAM161A isoform X2, producing MDASHRAALLTASCLHTPVNPRTKAPAALYERVSERASLEDGVGQESLSPGREYGSIMCADCKDWLDLSNMYLSNQEYYLKLEELKNAHLETMAKLEEMYQNKLFLKDVQPLTNTDVTYCKTSRSAWDTKPFQLQNMHRSFSASDLNSSFHSLNFSDVTDEQLELETSDSDVGSLTLDKTENAWDGCFLEDYSLCPKTILPKLNVLKLSKKKKKWFPKITVPEPFQMTIRETKRKQQNIKSKSLMELENNLLKKQLEEEAECQKQFRANPVPAHVFVPLYHEIMQENEERRKSFRERRGNFLLATQKPFQFIEREAQKKELRKMQFSSPQKKAKMFKAKPVPKFVSSSEMREKIKEEELYRDIRIQLRSEELLRNSLLPNSRLGNKGTVRPRQQNCFEQSEESICKSKTKVKVPDFETLHKKFQKQLQTHKNVKNVTISEPFKLHTPTISSNKEKILEDIDMDEATLKETRWPYVSIRCPPRTLNAGSNPSGCMLSPSPRITASTRKRLEAIRKSAEEKKKVEEEHKRREAKQRERARKLQRLIATRAEANDPHQSLAKMLNSKLKLFRYSAICPLIPDPLDTGSLV from the exons GAATCCTTAAGTCCAGGGAGAGAATACGGTTCCATCATGTGTGCCGATTGTAAAGATTGGCTAGATCTCTCAAACATGTACCTCTCAAATCAGGAATATTATTTAAAGCTGGAAGAACTTAAGAATGCTCACCTGGAAACCATGGCaaaattggaagaaatgtatcagAATAAGCTGTTTCTAAAAGATGTTCAACCTTTAACTAACACAGATGTGACTTATTGTAAGACTTCCAG ATCAGCATGGGACACTAAACCATTTCAACTTCAGAACATGCATAGATCATTTTCTGCATCTGATCTGAACAGTTCGTTCCATTCATTAAATTTCTCTGATGTGACTGATGAACAACTAGAGCTAGAAACAAGTGACAGTGATGTTGGATCACTAACCCTGGACAAGACTGAAAATGCATGGGATGGCTGTTTTTTGGAGGATTATTCACTCTGCCCTAAAACTATTTTACCCAAATTAAATGTTTTGAAgctaagcaagaaaaagaaaaaatggttcCCAAAGATCACAGTACCAGAACCTTTCCAGATGACTATTAGAGAAACTAAGAGGAAGCAACAGAACATCAAATCCAAGTCACTCATGGAGCTGGAAAATAACTTGCTGAAGAAACAATTAGAGGAGGAGGCAGAATGTCAAAAACAATTTCGAGCCAATCCGGTACCCGCACATGTTTTTGTCCCCCTTTATCATGAAATAATGCAGGAAAATGAAGAACGTAGAAAGTCTTTTAGAGAAAGGAGGGGAAATTTTCTTCTAGCTACACAAAAGCCATTTCAGTTTATTGAAAGAGAAGCACAAAAGAAAGAACTGAGAAAAATGCAGTTTTCCTCAccacaaaaaaaagcaaaaatgtttaaagctaAACCAGTTCCTAAATTTGTTTCCAGTTCAGAAATGagggagaaaataaaggaagaagaaCTCTATAGAGACATTAGAATTCAACTTAGGTCTGAAGAGCTCCTACGTAATTCATTACTTCCCAATAGCAGATTAGGAAATAAAGGCACCGTTAGGCCTAGGCAGCAAAACTGCTTTGAACAAAGTGAAGAATCAATATGTAAGTCAAAGACCAAAGTTAAAGTCCCTGATTTTGAAACATTACATAAAAAATTCCAGAAGCAGCTTCAAACACATAAGAATGTGAAAAATGTCACAATCAGTGAGCCTTTCAAACTCCATACACCAACTATTTCATCTAATAAAGAGAAAATTCTTGAGGATATTGACATGGATGAAGCAACATTAAAAGAAACACGCTGGCCTTATGTCTCTATAAGATGTCCCCCTCGAACTTTGAATGCAGGTTCAAATCCTTCAGGCTGTATGCTGTCTCCATCTCCAAGAATTACAGCATCTACAAGAAAACGGCTAGAAGCCATAAG GAAATCggctgaggaaaaaaagaaggttgAAGAAGAGcataaaagaagagaagcaaaacaaagagagagagcaagaaagcTACAAAGGCTTATAGCTACTCGGGCTGAGGCAAATGATCCACATCAGAGCCTAGCCAAGATGCTTAACTCAAAGTTAAAATTGTTTAGGTATTCTGCAATATGTCCCCTGATTCCTGACCCCTTAGATACAGGATCCTTAGTTTAG